In Salmo trutta chromosome 16, fSalTru1.1, whole genome shotgun sequence, a genomic segment contains:
- the LOC115150293 gene encoding protein BTG2-like, with protein sequence MNQGYSSRGEMGPEVTAAATFVSRLLRTRGFLSEHQLHDFRDCLQQSLSEHYQNHWFPDRPQKGSGYRCIRMNHEMDPIIGRAAGRIGLTSDQLFALLPRELTLWVDPFEVSYRIGEDGSICVLYEAAAPAPAAAPSPDPTQNCKNQFLIGGRTSPPKNYLMTVSS encoded by the exons ATGAACCAAGGATACTCATCTAGAGGGGAAATGGGCCCCGAAGTAACGGCCGCTGCGACGTTTGTTTCCAGGTTATTGAGAACAAGAGGCTTCCTGAGTGAACACCAACTTCATGATTTCAGAGATTGTCTTCAACAGTCATTATCAG AGCACTACCAGAACCACTGGTTCCCAGACAGACCACAGAAGGGCTCTGGCTACCGCTGCATCCGAATGAACCATGAAATGGACCCAATTATTGGCAGGGCTGCTGGTCGGATCGGACTTACTAGCGATCAGCTCTTCGCCCTCCTTCCCCGGGAGCTGACCCTCTGGGTGGACCCCTTTGAGGTCTCTTACCGCATCGGTGAGGATGGCTCCATATGTGTCCTCTATGAAGCAGCGGCCCCAGCGCCAGCAGCAGCACCAAGCCCCGACCCCactcaaaactgcaagaatcaaTTTCTGATCGGTGGCCGCACTAGCCCCCCGAAGAACTACCTGATGACTGTCTCGAGTTAG